In one Bacillus sp. PK3_68 genomic region, the following are encoded:
- a CDS encoding phosphoglycerate kinase, whose protein sequence is MNKKTMKDLDVKGKRVFCRVDFNVPMKDGVVTDDTRIRAALPTIQYLSDQGAKVILASHLGRPKGEVKEELRLTPVAARLSQLFGKEVKKVDEAFGEAVQQEIAAMKDGEVLLLENVRFYPGEEKNDEELAKQFAALADLYVNDAFGAAHRAHASTEGIAHHLPAAAGFLMEKELDVLGKALSDPERPFTAIIGGAKVKDKIDVIDHLLDKVDNLIIGGGLAFTFVKAKGYEIGKSLLEEDKIELAKQFMKKAEEKGVAFLMPIDAVVADKFSEDAEVRVVDIEDIPADWMALDIGPKTSSLYQAAINSSKLVIWNGPMGVFEMDAFAEGTKAVAKSLAEAEGTYSVIGGGDSAAAVEKFHLADKMSHISTGGGASLEFMEGKQLPGIVALDDK, encoded by the coding sequence ATGAACAAAAAGACGATGAAAGATTTGGATGTGAAAGGAAAGCGTGTGTTTTGCCGTGTGGATTTTAACGTGCCGATGAAGGACGGTGTCGTAACGGATGATACACGTATTCGGGCAGCGCTTCCAACCATCCAATATTTGTCCGACCAAGGGGCGAAAGTCATTTTGGCAAGCCATCTTGGCCGTCCGAAAGGCGAAGTAAAAGAAGAATTACGCTTAACGCCTGTGGCAGCCCGTTTGTCCCAGCTTTTTGGCAAAGAGGTAAAAAAAGTCGATGAAGCCTTTGGAGAAGCAGTTCAGCAAGAGATCGCCGCAATGAAAGACGGAGAGGTCCTATTGCTGGAAAATGTCCGCTTCTATCCAGGAGAAGAAAAAAATGATGAAGAGTTAGCAAAGCAATTTGCAGCACTTGCTGATCTTTACGTGAATGATGCCTTTGGCGCTGCTCACCGGGCCCACGCATCAACAGAGGGGATTGCCCATCATCTCCCAGCAGCTGCAGGCTTCCTTATGGAGAAAGAGCTAGATGTTCTCGGTAAAGCGTTATCTGATCCGGAGCGGCCCTTCACCGCAATTATTGGCGGCGCTAAAGTGAAAGATAAAATTGATGTCATTGATCATTTGCTTGATAAAGTGGACAATTTAATCATTGGCGGTGGTCTCGCTTTTACGTTTGTTAAAGCAAAGGGCTATGAAATTGGGAAGTCACTGCTTGAAGAAGACAAGATTGAACTGGCAAAGCAATTTATGAAAAAAGCAGAAGAAAAGGGTGTTGCCTTTCTAATGCCGATTGATGCTGTGGTTGCCGATAAGTTTTCTGAAGACGCAGAAGTAAGAGTCGTCGACATCGAAGACATCCCAGCGGATTGGATGGCGCTTGATATTGGTCCGAAAACGAGCAGCCTTTACCAAGCAGCTATCAACTCATCCAAGCTGGTGATCTGGAATGGACCAATGGGTGTATTTGAAATGGATGCTTTTGCTGAAGGAACAAAGGCAGTGGCCAAATCTCTTGCGGAAGCAGAAGGTACATATTCAGTCATTGGCGGCGGAGATTCTGCAGCAGCGGTTGAAAAGTTTCATTTGGCTGATAAAATGAGCCATATCTCAACAGGTGGCGGTGCTTCGCTTGAATTCATGGAAGGTAAGCAGCTTCCTGGGATTGTAGCTTTAGACGACAAGTAA
- the tpiA gene encoding triose-phosphate isomerase codes for MRKPIIAGNWKMHKTAGEAKSFAEEVKNLVPDAVVVDSVICAPALFLDQLVQTVQDSDVEIGAQTMHFEESGAFTGEISPKALADLGVKYVIIGHSERRELFNETDETVNKKVLAAFKAGITPIVCCGETLEQRENGETNRLVASQIEKALTGLTAEQAGEVVIAYEPIWAIGTGKSSTAEEANEVCAHIRQTVAKKFSQEAADSLRIQYGGSVKPTNISEFIAQSDIDGALVGGASLEPASFLQLLEAVNHG; via the coding sequence ATGCGCAAACCTATTATCGCAGGCAACTGGAAAATGCATAAAACAGCAGGAGAAGCAAAGAGTTTTGCTGAAGAAGTAAAAAACCTCGTGCCGGATGCTGTCGTAGTCGATAGTGTCATTTGTGCCCCTGCTCTGTTTTTAGACCAGCTTGTCCAGACGGTACAAGATTCCGATGTGGAGATTGGTGCCCAAACGATGCATTTTGAAGAAAGCGGAGCATTCACTGGTGAGATTAGTCCGAAAGCTCTCGCAGATCTTGGTGTAAAATATGTGATTATTGGTCACTCTGAACGCCGTGAACTGTTTAATGAGACAGATGAAACAGTGAATAAAAAAGTGCTTGCTGCTTTCAAAGCGGGGATCACGCCAATCGTATGTTGTGGTGAAACACTTGAACAACGTGAAAATGGGGAAACAAACCGTTTGGTTGCAAGCCAGATTGAAAAAGCGCTCACTGGTTTGACAGCAGAGCAAGCAGGAGAAGTTGTTATTGCCTATGAGCCAATTTGGGCCATTGGAACAGGTAAATCTTCCACAGCAGAAGAGGCGAATGAAGTATGTGCTCATATTCGCCAAACAGTCGCCAAAAAGTTTTCACAGGAAGCAGCTGATAGTCTGCGCATCCAGTACGGTGGCAGTGTAAAGCCAACTAACATTAGTGAATTTATTGCTCAGTCGGATATTGACGGTGCGCTTGTAGGCGGAGCTAGCCTGGAGCCTGCTTCGTTTTTGCAACTGCTGGAGGCTGTCAACCATGGCTAA